One part of the Arabidopsis thaliana chromosome 1 sequence genome encodes these proteins:
- the SUC7 gene encoding sucrose-proton symporter 7 (sucrose-proton symporter 7 (SUC7); FUNCTIONS IN: carbohydrate transmembrane transporter activity, sugar:hydrogen symporter activity, sucrose:hydrogen symporter activity; INVOLVED IN: transport, transmembrane transport, sucrose transport; LOCATED IN: integral to membrane, integral to plasma membrane, membrane; EXPRESSED IN: sepal, stamen; EXPRESSED DURING: 4 anthesis; CONTAINS InterPro DOMAIN/s: Sucrose/H+ symporter, plant (InterPro:IPR005989), General substrate transporter (InterPro:IPR005828), Major facilitator superfamily, general substrate transporter (InterPro:IPR016196); BEST Arabidopsis thaliana protein match is: sucrose-proton symporter 8 (TAIR:AT2G14670.1); Has 35333 Blast hits to 34131 proteins in 2444 species: Archae - 798; Bacteria - 22429; Metazoa - 974; Fungi - 991; Plants - 531; Viruses - 0; Other Eukaryotes - 9610 (source: NCBI BLink).) has protein sequence MSDLQANKDETTVDRQSSSSVDLDGPSPLRKMISVASIAAGIQFGWALQLSLLTPYVQLLGVPHKWPSFIWLCGPVSGLLVQPSVGYFSDRCTSRFGRRRPFIATGALLVAVSVVLIGYAADFGHSMGDKIDKPVKMRAVVIFALGFWILDVANNTLQGPCRAFLGDLAAGDAQKTRTANAFFSFFMAVGNVLGYAAGSYTNLYKIFPFTMTKACDIYCANLKSCFFLSITLLLVVTIIALWYVEDKQWSPKADSDNEKTPFFGEIFGAFKVMKRPMWMLLIVTALNWIAWFPFLLYDTDWMGREVYGGDSKGDDKMKKLYNQGIHVGALGLMLNSIVLGVMSLGIEGISRKMGGAKRLWGAVNIILAVCLAMTVLVTKKAEEHRRIAGPMALPTDGIRAGALTLFALLGIPLAYSVRTSFYNIKQLRRRSKTFSRSFKHGNCHTTNDCIVWSWSY, from the exons atgagtgaCCTCCAAGCAAACAAAGATGAGACGACTGTGGATAGACAGTCTTCCTCGTCGGTGGATCTTGATGGGCCATCTCCGCTGAGAAAGATGATATCGGTGGCTTCTATTGCTGCCGGTATTCAGTTTGGTTGGGCTCTTCAACTGTCTCTGCTTACTCCATACGTGCAGCTTCTTGGAGTCCCACACAAATGGCCATCTTTCATTTGGCTTTGCGGTCCTGTCTCCGGCTTGCTTGTCCAGCCATCAGTCGGTTACTTCAGCGACCGATGCACGTCAAGATTCGGACGTCGTCGTCCTTTCATCGCCACGGGTGCTTTGCTGGTCGCTGTTTCTGTTGTACTAATCGGATATGCGGCTGATTTCGGCCACAGCATGGGAGACAAAATCGACAAACCTGTCAAGATGCGAGCCGTTGTTATCTTCGCTCTCGGGTTCTGGATCCTTGACGTGGCTAACAACACTCTCCAAGGACCATGCCGTGCTTTTCTTGGTGATTTAGCAGCTGGAGACGCTCAGAAAACGCGAACGGCAAACgcgtttttctctttcttcatggCCGTTGGAAACGTTTTGGGATATGCGGCAGGATCGTACACTAACCTCTACAAGATCTTCCCTTTCACAATGACTAAAGCGTGCGACATATATTGCGCAAATCTCAAGAGTTGTTTCTTCCTTTCCATCACTCTCCTCCTAGTCGTCACCATCATAGCTCTATGGTACGTGGAAGACAAGCAATGGTCGCCTAAGGCAGACTCCGACAACGAGAAAACTCCGTTCTTCGGTGAGATCTTTGGAGCTTTCAAGGTAATGAAACGTCCAATGTGGATGCTACTAATCGTCACGGCCTTGAACTGGATCGCATGGttcccttttcttttatacGATACTGATTGGATGGGTCGTGAAGTGTATGGTGGAGACTCAAAAGGAGAtgacaaaatgaagaaactataCAACCAAGGAATTCATGTTGGTGCATTGGGATTGATGCTTAACTCTATCGTTCTTGGAGTCATGTCACTTGGTATTGAAGGTATTAGTAGGAAGATGGGAGGAGCTAAAAGGCTTTGGGGAGCTGTGAATATTATTCTCGCCGTGTGTTTGGCAATGACGGTTTTGGTTACTAAAAAGGCGGAGGAGCACCGGAGAATCGCCGGTCCAATGGCCCTTCCTACCGATGGCATCAGAGCTGGAGCATTGACTCTCTTTGCTCTTCTTGGAATTCCTCTTGCT TATTCCGTTCGCACTAGCTTCTATAATATCAAGCAGCTCCGGCGCCGGTCAAA
- the SUC7 gene encoding sucrose-proton symporter 7 (sucrose-proton symporter 7 (SUC7); FUNCTIONS IN: carbohydrate transmembrane transporter activity, sugar:hydrogen symporter activity, sucrose:hydrogen symporter activity; INVOLVED IN: transport, sucrose transport, transmembrane transport; LOCATED IN: integral to membrane, integral to plasma membrane, membrane; EXPRESSED IN: sepal, stamen; EXPRESSED DURING: 4 anthesis; CONTAINS InterPro DOMAIN/s: Sucrose/H+ symporter, plant (InterPro:IPR005989), General substrate transporter (InterPro:IPR005828), Major facilitator superfamily, general substrate transporter (InterPro:IPR016196); BEST Arabidopsis thaliana protein match is: sucrose-proton symporter 8 (TAIR:AT2G14670.1); Has 35333 Blast hits to 34131 proteins in 2444 species: Archae - 798; Bacteria - 22429; Metazoa - 974; Fungi - 991; Plants - 531; Viruses - 0; Other Eukaryotes - 9610 (source: NCBI BLink).), translating into MSDLQANKDETTVDRQSSSSVDLDGPSPLRKMISVASIAAGIQFGWALQLSLLTPYVQLLGVPHKWPSFIWLCGPVSGLLVQPSVGYFSDRCTSRFGRRRPFIATGALLVAVSVVLIGYAADFGHSMGDKIDKPVKMRAVVIFALGFWILDVANNTLQGPCRAFLGDLAAGDAQKTRTANAFFSFFMAVGNVLGYAAGSYTNLYKIFPFTMTKACDIYCANLKSCFFLSITLLLVVTIIALWYVEDKQWSPKADSDNEKTPFFGEIFGAFKVMKRPMWMLLIVTALNWIAWFPFLLYDTDWMGREVYGGDSKGDDKMKKLYNQGIHVGALGLMLNSIVLGVMSLGIEGISRKMGGAKRLWGAVNIILAVCLAMTVLVTKKAEEHRRIAGPMALPTDGIRAGALTLFALLGIPLADFL; encoded by the coding sequence atgagtgaCCTCCAAGCAAACAAAGATGAGACGACTGTGGATAGACAGTCTTCCTCGTCGGTGGATCTTGATGGGCCATCTCCGCTGAGAAAGATGATATCGGTGGCTTCTATTGCTGCCGGTATTCAGTTTGGTTGGGCTCTTCAACTGTCTCTGCTTACTCCATACGTGCAGCTTCTTGGAGTCCCACACAAATGGCCATCTTTCATTTGGCTTTGCGGTCCTGTCTCCGGCTTGCTTGTCCAGCCATCAGTCGGTTACTTCAGCGACCGATGCACGTCAAGATTCGGACGTCGTCGTCCTTTCATCGCCACGGGTGCTTTGCTGGTCGCTGTTTCTGTTGTACTAATCGGATATGCGGCTGATTTCGGCCACAGCATGGGAGACAAAATCGACAAACCTGTCAAGATGCGAGCCGTTGTTATCTTCGCTCTCGGGTTCTGGATCCTTGACGTGGCTAACAACACTCTCCAAGGACCATGCCGTGCTTTTCTTGGTGATTTAGCAGCTGGAGACGCTCAGAAAACGCGAACGGCAAACgcgtttttctctttcttcatggCCGTTGGAAACGTTTTGGGATATGCGGCAGGATCGTACACTAACCTCTACAAGATCTTCCCTTTCACAATGACTAAAGCGTGCGACATATATTGCGCAAATCTCAAGAGTTGTTTCTTCCTTTCCATCACTCTCCTCCTAGTCGTCACCATCATAGCTCTATGGTACGTGGAAGACAAGCAATGGTCGCCTAAGGCAGACTCCGACAACGAGAAAACTCCGTTCTTCGGTGAGATCTTTGGAGCTTTCAAGGTAATGAAACGTCCAATGTGGATGCTACTAATCGTCACGGCCTTGAACTGGATCGCATGGttcccttttcttttatacGATACTGATTGGATGGGTCGTGAAGTGTATGGTGGAGACTCAAAAGGAGAtgacaaaatgaagaaactataCAACCAAGGAATTCATGTTGGTGCATTGGGATTGATGCTTAACTCTATCGTTCTTGGAGTCATGTCACTTGGTATTGAAGGTATTAGTAGGAAGATGGGAGGAGCTAAAAGGCTTTGGGGAGCTGTGAATATTATTCTCGCCGTGTGTTTGGCAATGACGGTTTTGGTTACTAAAAAGGCGGAGGAGCACCGGAGAATCGCCGGTCCAATGGCCCTTCCTACCGATGGCATCAGAGCTGGAGCATTGACTCTCTTTGCTCTTCTTGGAATTCCTCTTGCT
- the SAG24 gene encoding senescence associated gene 24 (senescence associated gene 24 (SAG24); FUNCTIONS IN: structural constituent of ribosome; INVOLVED IN: response to UV-B, translation; LOCATED IN: cytosolic ribosome, ribosome, cytosolic large ribosomal subunit, plasma membrane, vacuole; EXPRESSED IN: 25 plant structures; EXPRESSED DURING: 15 growth stages; CONTAINS InterPro DOMAIN/s: Ribosomal protein L10e (InterPro:IPR001197), Ribosomal protein L10e/L16 (InterPro:IPR016180), Ribosomal protein L10e, conserved site (InterPro:IPR018255); BEST Arabidopsis thaliana protein match is: Ribosomal protein L16p/L10e family protein (TAIR:AT1G26910.1); Has 1679 Blast hits to 1677 proteins in 605 species: Archae - 325; Bacteria - 13; Metazoa - 562; Fungi - 162; Plants - 159; Viruses - 0; Other Eukaryotes - 458 (source: NCBI BLink).): protein MGRRPARCYRQIKGKPYPKSRYCRGVPDPKIRIYDVGMKRKGVDEFPFCVHLVSWEKENVSSEALEAARIACNKYMVKSAGKDAFHLRIRVHPFHVLRINKMLSCAGADRLQTGMRGAFGKALGTCARVAIGQVLLSVRCKDNHGVHAQEALRRAKFKFPGRQKIIVSRKWGFTKFNRAEYTKLRAMKRIVPDGVNAKFLSNHGPLANRQPGSAFISATSE, encoded by the exons ATGGGACGAA GACCTGCGAGATGTTACCGTCAGATTAAGGGAAAGCCATACCCGAAATCACGATACTGTCGTGGTGTGCCAGATCCCAAAATCAGGATCTACGATGTTGGTATGAAGAGGAAAGGTGTTGATGAGTTTCCATTCTGTGTTCATTTGGTTTCATGGGAGAAAGAGAATGTGTCAAGTGAAGCACTTGAAGCAGCACGTATTGCTTGCAACAAGTATATGGTGAAATCTGCTGGGAAAGATGCTTTTCATTTGAGGATTAGGGTTCATCCTTTCCATGTTCTCAGGATTAACAAGATGCTTTCGTGTGCTGGAGCTGATAGGCTTCAGACTGGAATGAGAGGTGCTTTTGGTAAAGCTCTTGGTACTTGTGCTAGAGTTGCGATTGGACAGGTTCTTTTGTCTGTTAGGTGTAAGGATAATCATGGAGTTCATGCTCAGGAAGCTCTTCGTAGAGCTAAGTTTAAGTTCCCTGGTCGTCAAAAGATCATTGTTAGCAGGAAATG GGGATTCACTAAATTCAACCGTGCTGAGTACACGAAGCTGAGAGCGATGAAGAGGATTGTGCCTGATGGTGTCAATGCTAAG tttCTATCAAACCATGGTCCATTGGCTAACCGTCAACCTGGAAGTGCCTTCATATCAGCCACTAGCGAataa
- the COX19-1 gene encoding cytochrome c oxidase 19-1 (cytochrome c oxidase 19-1 (COX19-1); CONTAINS InterPro DOMAIN/s: CHCH (InterPro:IPR010625); BEST Arabidopsis thaliana protein match is: cytochrome c oxidase 19-2 (TAIR:AT1G69750.1); Has 290 Blast hits to 290 proteins in 159 species: Archae - 0; Bacteria - 0; Metazoa - 77; Fungi - 106; Plants - 52; Viruses - 0; Other Eukaryotes - 55 (source: NCBI BLink).), producing the protein MSTGGAFGGNRGLRPIPPEKGIFPLDHLHECDAEKKEYLGCLKSSAHKSEQCRHLSKKYLQCRMAKNLMAKQDMAELGFSGVKELDSTEDKNTESIEH; encoded by the exons ATGAGTACAG GTGGAGCATTTGgaggaaacagaggattaAGACCAATACCACCAGAGAAGGGCATTTTCCCTTTGGATCACTTGCACGAGTGTGATGCG gagaagaaagaatatcTTGGTTGTCTTAAGTCTTCAGCTCACAAATCTGAACAATGTAGACATCTCTCTAAGAAATATCTCCAGTGTCGAATGGCTAA GAACTTGATGGCAAAGCAGGATATGGCTGAACTTGGATTCAGTGGTGTTAAAGAACTTGATTCCACTGAAGATAAGAATACAGAGAGTATCGAACATTGA
- the COX19-1 gene encoding cytochrome c oxidase 19-1 (cytochrome c oxidase 19-1 (COX19-1); CONTAINS InterPro DOMAIN/s: CHCH (InterPro:IPR010625); BEST Arabidopsis thaliana protein match is: cytochrome c oxidase 19-2 (TAIR:AT1G69750.1); Has 290 Blast hits to 290 proteins in 159 species: Archae - 0; Bacteria - 0; Metazoa - 77; Fungi - 106; Plants - 52; Viruses - 0; Other Eukaryotes - 55 (source: NCBI BLink).) yields the protein MMITIKFDLNRYSCSWGAGGAFGGNRGLRPIPPEKGIFPLDHLHECDAEKKEYLGCLKSSAHKSEQCRHLSKKYLQCRMAKNLMAKQDMAELGFSGVKELDSTEDKNTESIEH from the exons ATGATGATCACTATAAAGTTCGATCTGAATCGTTACTCGTGTTCATGGGGGGCAGGTGGAGCATTTGgaggaaacagaggattaAGACCAATACCACCAGAGAAGGGCATTTTCCCTTTGGATCACTTGCACGAGTGTGATGCG gagaagaaagaatatcTTGGTTGTCTTAAGTCTTCAGCTCACAAATCTGAACAATGTAGACATCTCTCTAAGAAATATCTCCAGTGTCGAATGGCTAA GAACTTGATGGCAAAGCAGGATATGGCTGAACTTGGATTCAGTGGTGTTAAAGAACTTGATTCCACTGAAGATAAGAATACAGAGAGTATCGAACATTGA